The Montipora capricornis isolate CH-2021 chromosome 3, ASM3666992v2, whole genome shotgun sequence genome includes the window CAATTGTCTTCAAGCTGGTTGTGGAACTCATGGGGATGATCTCCAACCATTTAGAGTAAGCGTCAACAACAATCAGGAAATTTAACTTGTCCTTCTCAAAAAAATCGATGTGTATGCGTTCCCACGGTTTGACAGGCCACTTCCACGGGTGTAAGGGTACCTTAGGGGGAGACTTCCCCATCACCGCACAAACATGACACGCACTAACACGCTCTCCCATGGCCGAATCCAGTCCGGGCCACCAAAAATAACCTCTTGCCAGAGAGTTCATCCAACAGATGCCATGATGTTCCTGATGCAACTCATCCAACAGGCGAACGCGATATGCTTCAGGGATAACAACACGTAGACCCCACAATACACAGCCTTGGTCAACTGAAAGTTCATACTTGCGTGAAAAATATGGCTGTAACACGGGATCTGCAACTACTAAGGGCATCTGTGTAATGTGGAATCGTACACGCGAGCTAAAACTGGATCTTTCCTTGTTGCAGACGCTATGTCTCGGGCAGTAATAGGCAACTCGTTTACGTAACTGATCAATACTCACCCACATCCAGCATGTTGTCAGcagaagaagagaaaagtcTTGACAAGGCATCTGCATTTGCATGTTCGGCATACCTGTGATATTCAATGTCACAATGGTAAGCTGCCAAAATCAAGGACCACCTTTGCATTAGTGCTGCTGACAACGGGGGTACACCTGTCTTGGGACCAAAAATTGAGACCAATGGCTGATGATCCGTGATCAACGTAAACGTGCGGCCATAAAGGTATGAATGAAACTTCTTTACTCCAAACGCGATGGAAAGCGCCTCTTTTTCAATTTGCGAATAATGCCGCTCACTGGAAGTGAGAGTCCGAGAGGCAAAGGCAATGGGCTTTACTGTACCATCCTCCATCACATGAGAGATCACCACCCCTGCCCCATAAGGTGATGCATCACAGGCCAAGCAAAGTGGTTTCTTAAGGTCATAATGGAATCTTGCAACTGCTGCTTACTCTTCAAAAAAGCACTCTCACATGCCTCAGTCCACTTCTACGGCCTGTCCTTTTGCAAAAGATCATGCAGAGGGTGCAGGATGGTGGCCAAATTGGGAAGGAATTTGCCATAGTAATTGAGAAGCCCAAGATATGACTTCAGTTCTGTAACATTGGTCGGACTGCTGGCCTCCATGATTGCCTCCATTTTCTGTGGCAGGGGTCTAATGCCATGCTGGTCAATCCAGTGTCCAAGAAACTCACGCCCTGGCTGAAAGAAAATCCACTTGGCAGGATTCAGTCTGATCCCATGATCTTGTAAGCGCCCAAAAGCCTCCTCTAAGATTTGCAAACGTTCCTCGGGCGAACTTCCTGAGATCAGGATGTCATCCAACCGACATACCGTGAACTTCACTCCTAGCAAAAGCTGATCCACAATTCGCTGGAAAATGGCTGGTGCACTGGAAACTCCAAATGGTAAACGCTTATACCGGTATAACCCCTTGTGAGTGTTTATGGTCAGGTATTTCTGGGAATTGTCATCCAGCTCAACTTGCTGATAGGCATGTGATAGATCAATCTTGCTAAAGATTTTACCCCCAGATAACATCGCGAACAAATCTTCTGCATTCGGTAATGGGTATTGGTCAACATCAGCAACACTGGTTCACCGTCATCTTGTAATCACCACACACTCGCAAAGTCCCATCTTTCTTAGGGACAGACACTACCGGAGCAGCCCAATCACTTTGGCACACCTTGTAAATGATCCCTTCTTCCTCTAACCTCTAAAACTCCTGCTCCACTTTTTCCTTGAGGGCATAAGGCACCAGTCGTGCTTTTAGAAAAATAGGCTGTGCGTCCTCACGAACCTGGATGGAAGCCTTAAACTGTTTGAAATGTCCATAACCCTTTTCAAACAGGACTTGATACCTCGTGATTAGCCCATCCACCGCATTCACTTCGGAAACCTTGAAAATCGTTGCCCAATTTAGCTTCAATTTATCCAGCCAATTCTGCCCAAGCAACACAGGTTTGTCGCCCTCAGCCACAACAAGAGGTAGTTGCACTTCCTGGGTTTGATATGTCACCCTTACTTGAAATTCCCACAACAGGGTTAACCGCTCATCAATGTatgttttcaaataaaaatgtgTTGGCTTCAATGGCAGAtgctgaaataattttttgtaaaCCGTTTCAGAAATAATAGACACAGCGTGTTATGAGTACGAAAGAAAACATGTCTGTAGGCTTCAACTTCAAGAGCTTTAATAGTACTTTTCCACTACACGTGATCCTCAAGATCACGTGACTTACAACCAACTTATCATAACATCCCCCTTCTTAAGCTATTTGGCTGTCTTAATGAAATGTTCTAATACAAGTGAAAACTGGAACAAGAAGTCAACAACTCAACTGTGGATGAATCTAAAATACAAGTCTGTTTCGACATAATCCTTATGCCAAACCGGAACAGATCTAACCCGAGTGGAGCGACGCGGAGCCGACGAGGAATCAGAATCGGGTGGGTCTGGTTCCAGGTTAGCATCTGGTTCTCTAGTTACACTTGGAGAGTTTACACTGGATTGCATAGTTACAGGCTGTGACTCATCAATGAGATCATCATCTAATATAGTAATAGGTGGTTCCTGAGTAAGATGAACATGACGTCTATTTCTACGATACTCTCTGCCAGTTTCATCAGTAATCATGTACGATCTGGGTGTATCATGTGTATCATGTTTTTCTGTAACTATAGCATGTGACAAATGTTTGTCACCTGGTTTCTTGAACCTTACACTATCCCCTTCCTTGAGTTGTGGCAATTGTTTGGACCCTTGGCGATCATAGAATTCTTTGTATTTAGCTTGTCGTTTTTCTAATAATTCTGGAACATCATGACAGATCTGTGGTACTAAGACTAAGGGGTGAATAACATTTGGTTAGGCGAATAAGGAAAATTGCTTATTGGCGTGTTGCGGTATTCCATTAGACCTTCATTCAAATTGCACTCCTTTCTCAGTAaatttttaacaatgtgaacCGCCTTTTCTGCAAGACCGTTGGCCTGACTATATGTGGGACTGGTTGTTATAATGTGAATGCCATATTGCGTAGCATATTCCTTCATTTCTCTGGAGTTGTAGGGCATGTTGTCTGCAATTAAAGTTTGTGGATAACCATGTCTTGAGAAAATTTCATTCAGACACCCAATAATATCACTGCTGGTTTTGCCATTGAGCCTAATAGCCTCAATATACTTTGAATAATAATCAATGACCACAAGGTAGTTTTGATTTTTGTGCTCTAACACATCTGATGCAACAATTTACCACGGCAATATCGGGATTTCTCGAGTTTGCATGGGTTCTTTGGTCTGCTTACTTTgatatttcaaacatttttcacaACAAGACACCATATCATCAATATGCTTATTCATGCCAGGCCAAAATACCGTTGTACGTGCATTAGCTTTGGTTTTCTCAATGTCGCAGTAAATTAaatgcaatttctgaagtataTCACTTCTCCATGCAAATGGAATGACAAGCCTGTTGTTCTTGAGAAGGATTCCATCTGTGACATGAATGTCATTCCTGACATTCCAGAAAGACTTTAGAGAAGGAGGGACATCACGTTTGCGTTGGGGCCAACCCTCCATAGCATACCTGTGTAACATTTGCATAGTAGGATCATTGCAATTAAGTTCTCGTAATTCCATCAACTTCACATCCGAAATTGAGAGATCGATAATTACACTATGAATGCAATACTCCATGTCCTGATGCATACCATCATCAGTAGGAACATTGGACTGGTCAAATGCTCTTGACAGGGTATCTGCAATATGGAGAAACTTCCCTGGAACATACCTCACTTTAAGATGATACTTTTGCAAACGAAGTCTCATTCTTTGCAAGCGAGGGGGTACCTTGAAAAGAGgctttttgaaaatactttctaGGGGCTTGTGATCAGAGAGTACTTCAATTTCTGCCCCATATGTGTACAGGTTAAATCTCTCACACCCATAAACGATTGCCAAGAGCTCTTTCTCAATATGGGCGTAACCGATTTCAGAACTTGACATAGCACGTGAGGCATATGCCACTGGTTGATTCTGTTGCATCAAACATGCTCCTAGACCGTTTTTACTGGCATCAACTTGGAGTGTAGTAGGTAAACTTGTGTCATAAAATCGTGGGACTGGGGCGCTACTCATGACGGATTTGAGTTTAGTAAGAGCTGTATCGTGCTCTGGACACCAACTCCATGGCACATCAGACTTAAGTAAAGATCGCAATGGAGCAGTTAATTCAGACATGTTTGGAATATACTTGGCAAGATAGTTGATCATGCCCAATAACCTTTGCAGATCTTGTTTGCATGATGCGGTGGGCATGTTGTGAATAGCAGAAATTTTGTCTGGGTCTGGTGAAAATCCCAGTTCACTAACAACTTCtcccatagacctttttgcagatacggcggtcattttgatttctattgtttcaaaagacattatgggatgctcagggggcaaattaatatgtatttgccccctgggcatcccataatagctatttgaaacaatagaaatcaaaatggccgccgtatctgcaaaaaggtctatgtaCTTGACTTTGTTTACTCAAAACTGGATTTTGTCTCAGTTGAATTTAATATTGCGCTCTCGCGCCCTTGTCAACACCTTGCGTAAGATCAAATCATGTTCATCTCTACCTCCAATGATGATATCATCGAAAATTGGCAATGCACCTGAAACCATTTTTTGGGCCACTTCACTTGCGCATGAGATACCAAATGGCATTCTCTTAAATCGATATCGGCCAAAAGGCGAATTGAACACACAGAGAAATGAGGATTCTTCCGTAAGTTTTTGGTGCCAATAACAATTTGACATGTCAACAACCGAGAAAACTTTGCAACCATTCAGAGtacttgaaattgtttcaaaactTGGTGGCTTGAAATCTTCCTTTTCAATGGCTTCATTTAGATCTGGTGGGTCTAAACATAATCTCagagttttgtttgctttttcaaCGATTACCAAATTACTAACCCAGGACACTGGTTCTTCTACTTTGGCAATAATATCTTTTCGTTCAAGATCATTGAGAGTTCCTTTGAGTTTATCCATCAGTCTTAATGGGACATTCCGTTGTGGTTGGATAGTAGGGTGACTATTAGCCTTCAACTTAATGGTATACTCTCCCTCAACACATCCTAAACCTTTGAAAACATCCTAAAATTCATCCAGAAGGGTGAATTTTTCTTGACGTTCATCGACACTGAGACCTATTTGTTCTACCTTGTTATTCAGGGTGATTAGCTCTAGGTCTAAGCATGATTCTAAGCCAAGGAGGGGCCTTACATTATCTCGGAGTACATAAAACTCCAAGGGTGTTGAACCCTTAGCCTCCTTTACCTTCGTATCAAGAAGGCATTTGCCCACAGTATCTAGCTGGTGCCCCCCCAAATGACTTGAGTAGCATGCTTGTTGGCTGTACCTGAGCATTCAACTCATTAGCCAAACCTAAGGAAATTACATTACATTCTGCACCTGTATCAAGTTTAAAACTTACGGGAATGTCATTAACAAGGAGATCTGATTGAATGTTCCTTCTAGTACTACCTTGAATTTCTTCGATGTACAGACCCTCCAacagttcattgttttcatgcTCCTCTACTTCCACGTGACGTTTTGATCGCTATCAGTAATGCCAGCTCGAAAAAGGCTGGATTTGGTAGGTAAGATGTGGTGTATTATTTTATACTGGAAAGCAATTAATTTCGAGTCTTTGGTTATTAGGAAAGGCAACGTGTACACCTTGTGGATGCTTTCTTTGGAAAAACCGTAATTTAGAATTCTGTTCTCTGATGTTGGTGGACTTACGTTGTTGGGTAGAAGTGTAGAGTAGGCAACACGGGTCGACAGAAGGTCTTCAAGAGGCGGGTTTAGGTGCGagttgttttgatttaatatatttttccatTCTGTAGGAATAGCAGCGACGAGGCCATAGTACAGTGTAAAGGGAATACTGATGTTCACTTCGCGAATGAGCTCGTCCAGTGAGAAGAGGGTGttgtcttcttttaaaaattgtttaataCGTATAATCTTAGCCTCAAATAAGGGTTCGAAAAAACTGGCCGGTCTCCAATCAGGATGCGACTATTATTCCAGATGATTTTGTTGTGAATGCATTGCTCCTCTGAGAATTTGTCAGCATTGTATTCTTGCCAATACTTAAGTAGCGTGTGGTAAAAAGGTGGAAGGTTGTCAAGGTTGAAATGCTTGATATCGTATTGACATTTGGTTAGAAAGGCTAAACCTCCATATTTGGCAGCGGTGAACTCTGGTATTATTTTCCATGCTGGTTGAACGTTTTCGGTGATTCTCTTCATCCAAGCAATTTTCAGCGCCTTATTCATGATTTCAAAATCCATCATTCTCAACCCTCCTTGACTTATGTCACTTATTATggtctttctttttattttgccTGGTTTTCCTTCCCATATAAAATCAAAGatagtttgtttatttctttgacgTAACAATCGGGGATCTCGAGCACAGAGGTGTTATAAATTAGCTTCGACAAACCTAGGGTTTTCACTATTTTGATTCTGTCATGGAGGGTAATTTTTgataattttctctccaaaattcAGCTTATTTGCAGTGTCGGAGTTGTACGAAAAGAAGATGCAGAGACCTTGAATCGGTTCTTGAGGCCATTTGAAATTATATGGGGTATCAGTTTTGTTTCTCCAAGCTCCTAGCCACATCGCCTCTGTTTTACTTGTGTTTACTTGTAGACCCGAGGTGTGTTTAAATTCACTTAGAAGCTTCAAAAGGTTAATAACAGATTTATGGTCGTTAACGAATACTGTAGGATCATCAGCGAATTGGGCgacttttatttcctttccgcCAACGGTAATGCCTTTTATGTCATTGTTGCTTTTCAAAGCCCTTGCGAGAAGCTCAATACCAATTACAAAAAGAAGGCCCGATAAGGGGCATCCTTGCCTGACGCCTCGGTGCAATTGAGAAAAAGGTGACGCGTGACCATTGTTTAGGACACAGCTAGATACATTGTGGTAGATGACTTCTATCCATCTTTGAATATCTAGGCCAAAATTGAACAGTCGAAGCGTGGATAATAGatagtttcattttattgtatcaaaagcttttcggaaatccaaaaaaattgcaattccaGGCATATTTAAGCGCTTAGTGAGAAACATGACATCTTGGATTAATCTGATGTTTTCGCCTATATAGCGGCCTTTTACATATCCGGTTTGATCAGGATTAATGATTTTGGGCAAggttttttctattcttttggCAATGACTTCAGTAAGTATTTTATAATCTACATTCAATAACGAGATCGGGCGTAGATTTTCAGGTATGGAtttgtctttgttctttttGGGAATGAGAGAGATTACCCCACGCCATTGAGTAATCGACAGAGAGCTGGACTGAAAGGCGAAGTGGAAACTAGCTAACATTTCGGTTCGCAGCTCTGGCCAGAAAAATTGGTAAAATTCAGCTGGGAAACCGTCTGTACCtggtgttttgcattttttgaaatcTTTTACTGCGCTTAGACATTCGGCATCTGTAATTGGCCCGTCACATAGTTTTTGATCTTCGGGTGATAAAGGTGTTACTAATTCGGCTTTCAGGAAGTTACTACTTGGGGATGTCTTCATCACTTTCTTTGGATTGATAGATTGACTCGTAGAACTTTTTTTGCTTGTCTAGGATGGCTAGTTGATCATAAATGTATGTGTCATCGTTTATGTCATAATCTCGTTATTTAAAGTCGATGCAAACGGATAAAACATAGATACAAAGTGAACACTAACAGTTTTAATCCATCATGGCTTCCAGACCCCACGCAGTGCACATGTCCTTACGAGTACTACCGCTGATCATTACAACCTTCCCcttaaaataaaaacgaaacagccatgcagaaaaacaaaagaacataacAAAACTGTATAAACTCATTAAGTCACATAGCAACAACAACTAGCAAATTCATGCAACTGTTCAAAAACTGCCAACGTCAAATACTTAGAGAGTGATCTTCACTCCAGAACATAGTCCTTAAAACGCAATGGCTTCCGAACAACTCTACCACTGGAAGTCATGGTTGTCTCTTCAGTATCTTCATCTGTGTAGCACAGTTCCTCAGGCTGAGGCAATGTTATTGTAGGCCCCTCCACTAATGGGCTCACTTTGTCCACCGGTCCCTTGGAATGTGGGCgttcgtgtgtactggttgtCGGTGAGTTAGAAGCAAATTGGCCGTCTATTGATGAGAGATCGTCTTCTGGAGATTTTATCAACATTCGTCGATTTCGACGGTATGTTTTTCCttcatctgtttggatttcgTAAGATCTGGGCGTTTCTGCGTGTTGCACGATTCTTCCTGGTTTCCAGCTGTTCCCCATTCGCACCCTTATCCGATCACCCGTCTCCAAAACAGGAAGGGCTTTGGTCTGCCGGTCAAAATAGTGTTTTTGTGTCCTTTGCTTTAGCTCCATTTTCTCCATAACCTTGTGGGCATCCAAAACCTTTGGTTTTAATAGTGCATCACTTGTGGGGATGATTGACTGGAGTCGTCTGCTCATGAGTAGTTGAGCAGGTGAGCCAACATTATCAATAGGCGTATTTCTGTATTCCAGTAACGCGAGATATGGATCACGGCTATCTTGCTTTGCTTTGGTTAACAGATTTTTCACAGTTTGAACTGCTTTCTCAACGAGACCATTTGCTTGTGGGTTTAGTGGGCTGGTAGTTGTGTGTTTGAACTCCCACGATCTTGCAAATGAttcaaattcctttgaagagTATTGGGGGCCATTATCACTGATCACTTCAGAAGGTATGCCATGCCGTGCAAATGCAGACTTTATGTGGGTTATGACCCTGATGCTCTTGGTGTCTGGCAGTTTTGCAACTTCGAAAAATCTTGAGTGGTAATCCACGATAATAACATATTCAGACTTGCCCCATGTGAAAAGGTCTGTGGCTACCAATTCCCATGGCTTGCTTGGTACTCGAGAAGGAATCATAGGCTCCTTTGAGTTTTGCCTTCGGTGTTCTAAGCATATCGTGCATCTTGATACTGTATCGGTAATTTGAAAGTTCATTCCTGGCCAATAGAGTGTATCTCTTGCTCGTCGCTTGGACTTCTCAATCCCCATGTGACCCTGGTGTATCCTCTCCAGCATTTCCTTTCTCATGGAGGGAGGGATCACAATTCTTTCACCCCTGAGAACTACGCCATTCAGTTCTGACAACTCATCTCGCACATCCCACTATGAATGGATACTAACCGGTGCAATTTCCTCTTCCATGTTGTCATCTACGGTTGGAGAGACAGGTGCTCGGGAGAGCATGTCAGGGAGGACTAACTCCTTTCCTGGTTTATATTCCAACGCATAGCCGTACTTTTGCATTCTCAGTAGAATTCTTTGTAATCTTGGGGGTGCTGCAGCCAGGGGTTTCTTCACAATTGCTTCGAGAGGCTTGTGATCTGATTCTATGGCCACTTTCTTCCCATAGGTGTATTGATTGAAACGCTCCAGGCTGAACTGAACTGCTAGAAGTTCTTTTTCTATTTGGGCATATCTTGATTCTGCCTCGGTTAAAGATCTTGAAGCATAGGCTACTGAAAATCCACTTTGGAGTAACACTGCCCCTAGCCCAGTTGGTGAGGCATCACAGCTGATTCTGACAGGCTTTCTTACATCAAAAAACCTTAGAACGGGACCCCCGTCTTTGGTAAGGATTGCTTTAATCTCTTGAAACGCTTGGTCTTGTTCATATGACCACTCAAATTCAGTGTCCTTTCTTAGGAGAATTCTAATGGGTTCAGTGACTGTTGCCAAATTGGGAATAAACTTTCCTAAATAATTCACTGTTCCAAGAAGTCTCTCAACTCCCTTTTTGTCATATGGTGCTGGCATCTCGTTAATTGCCCGGACGTTGTTGTCGTCAGGTTTGATTCCATCTTTCGTGAGTTTGTGACCAATGTATGTAACCTCTTTGCACTTGAAGacgcatttttctttgtttagtgtTAAGTTGATCTTTTCACAGCGTTCCAAGACTGAGTGTAGACGCTGATCAtgtttgacttctgtttctgcATGCACTATGATGTCATCAATGTCAGTTTCAACTCCTTCTAAATCACTGAAGTGTTGGCTCATGCGCTTTTGGAAGACTTCTTGGGCAGATTTGATGCCAAATGGAGTGACCTGATAGCAAAACCGTCCAAATGGTGTATTGAAAGTGGTCAGCAGCTGACTTTCTTCATCCAAGGGTATCTGCCAATAGCGTCGATTGGCATCTAATTTGGTAAACCATTTTGCATTTGCAATTCTTGTTGTAATATCCTCAATGGTGGGGAGTTGGAAATGTTCAAACAGATGCGCAAACTTCCGTCAGGCTTTTCAACGATGGCCATAGAACTCACCCAGTCGGTGGGTTCCTCTACTCTACGAATAACTCCACGTTTCTCCATGTCTTCCAACTCTGCCTTTACCCTGTCTCTTAAAGCTGCTGGTATCGTTCTGGGAGGGTTCACAACCGGCGTCACTGTGGGGTCTACTTCGATGTGGTAAGGTTTCTCCAAACGGCCCAATCCAGTAAACACGTTTGCATACTTCTGCATGACTTCCTCTTTCAATTGCTGTGGGGATTTATCACTTTTCACATCGGCATCCAGTTTGGATTGTTCTTCCTCTGTGTTAGTCATCATTACAACTTTGATTAAACCCAGGTCTTGAGAAGACCTGAGTCCCAGTAATCCTGGTTGATTTGTGTCAACGATGTGGAACATCAGCTCTTTCTCTACATTTGCTTTGTACTCCACGGGCAGTTTTGCCGTGCCAAGAACTGTTAGCTTGTTGTCAGAGTAGCTGATTAGTTTATGTGTACATGGATCCATGCATGGGTTGCTTCCAATTATCTTCTTGAGTTCTCTGACAGGTAAGATGTTGACTTGAGATGCTGTGTCTAGCTTAAGTCGTGTAACATGTCCTTACACTGGCAACATCACAAAAcattcatcattttgaacttcAACCTTGGGGGTGACGGCTCCAACAAACAGGTTTGTGTTACTGTGGAGTTCTTTGGTTTCTTCTTCAAGCCCATGAACTTTCTTTCGTGACCTGCACATGTTTTGGAAGTGATTCTGTCTCTGGCAATTCTAGCACGTTTTTCCATACGCGGGGCATTCTCTCGCACCATGTCTTGTTCCGCAATTCCTGCAATTAAAAGTCTTGTTTGGAGGTGGTTTTTCCTCATTGTCTGAGGAAGACTTCTTGAGGACAAATTTGCTCTTCTCCTTGCCAATACCATGTACTGATGAGTCACTTTCCAGTTTTTGAAGTTGCTTTTCTGTAATTTCCGCTGATCTAACCAAGTCTAGAGCTTTTTCAAGGGTCAGTTCTTGTACTCTGAGCAATCTTTCCCTCGTCTTGCAATTACTCACACCAAGCACAATTCTATCTTTGATAAGAGAGTTCCTTAATGTTCCAAATTCCCACGTTTCACTCAATTTTCTAAGTATAGTCACATACTGGTCGATAGTTTCGCCGCTCTCTTGAGCCCTTGAGAAGAACTTGTATCTTTCGCAACTAACATTCTTTTTTGGTTCACAATGTTCTTCAAATTTCTGTAATACCTTCTCAATCTTTGTGTCATCACCTTCTGCATCCCACGTTATCGTGTTGAAAACGTCGATAGCATCATTGCCGATGACTGTTAGCAGCGTCGCCACTCTGGTCGCAgtttctttcttgtttattcCAGTGGCGATTTCATAATTAGTAAACTTCTGTTTGACCTTCTTCCAATTTTCGGAGATGTTACCGCCGCTTAAATCAAGTGGTTCCGGAGGTGGAAGGTCAAAGTGCATAGCCATTTCTTGTGAGTTTACCTCTTGACTTGTTGTAGGCACGTTTTCTTGTGACATGTGCTCCGATCTCCGAAGTTGCTTACTTGAATTTGCCGCTCGTATTTGGTATAAAATGTCACGATCAGAATGGCGGAGGTTACGGTGCGTGGtttacttctgacaccatgtcatAATCTCGTTATTTAAAGTCGATGCAAACGGATAAAACATAGATACGAAGTGAACACTAACAGTTTTAATCCATCATGGCTTCCATACCCCACGCAGTGCACATGTCCTTACGAGTACTACCGCTGATCATTACAGTTTATTTTCAGCTTGTTAATGGCTCTTTTGGTTTGGGCACGGTTTTCTAGGCCGAAAAAATATCTCATGTTACTTTCACCTTCTTCATACCATCTTACCTTGCTCCTGAGGATCGCGCCTTTTACTTTGAAGTGCATGATGTTTTGCAAACGTAATTTTGCTGCGAGTAGTTCGTTTTGGGCATGGTTATTGTTGGGATTTCTTTCTAGACTTGACAGaagttcattaattttattttggagTGTCAGTTCTTCGTTTTTACGtctttttgctttcgttttggCATATTTTACAGTGAAACCCCTAATCTCCATTTTTATAAGATCCCATTTCAAACCTTCAACGTTTTCATATTTGGCCTTGAACAAATCAATGTTTTTGCGTAGAGTGTTAACATAATTGTCATCTTTAAGTAGAGAgctattaaatttccaaaacccTGGGCCTCGGCGTTGTTTATTAAATCTGGCCTGCAAGAGTAACGAAATTGCAGAATGATCCGTTTCGGGCGCATGGAAAATTTTACACGTGGCATCTACATTTGTGAGCTGTTGCGAGATTAGAAAGAAATCTTATCTGCACTGTATCTTGTGAGACTTATTTCTCCAAGTGTACGATTCAAGGAGAGGGTTTAAGTGACGCCAGATATCGACTAAGTTGTAAGATGTACACAACTCTTCGATTTCCTTAATTACAGACGCTTTCTGGGCGACCGCGTTTCcacctttttttgtctttgtccgACAAAGCGCAATTAAAGTCACCTCCGATAACGATATTTTCCTGAGAAAAGTCTTGCAGCTGATGGTGTAGGGATCTAAAAAATTTGGATTGTTGGTTTAGGTCATTTGGTGCATAGATGTTGACTAAAATTGAACGTGAATCTTCGACTGATACGTCCAGAATGATATATCTTCCGTTTTTGTCAGAAATACACTTTTCTATTTTACAATCAAGTTTTGGGTTTATAAGTATCATTACTCCCTTGCTGTACCATGGCTGAAAAAAGCTTTGCCGCCCCATTCAGCCGACCAAGTGTCTATGGTAAGTTTAGTGCTGTGGGTTTCCTGAAGAAATGTAAACTGAGCGTTTTGGTTGTGGATCCATCGAAAAATTGAACGGCGCTTAATCGACTTGTTGAGCCCTCTTATGTTAATTGAGAGGCACTTAATGTCCAGATTTTCAATAGTGCCCATTGATGGTGTGAATAAATTGACTTAAGATATGCGTGATTAAGGCAACTTGAGGTGAGATACAGTTTTGACGGCTTCCTTTTCTCCTTTGGGACtggtgaaatttgcatttgttgGAGTTTATAGCATAATTGAAAATAGTGAAATTTAAGGGAAATAAACAGACACTGCATGTGGCTAGAAACACTACAACACTCAATTACACCAGGACTGAAATGCTAAAAAACATACAACAATTTAAACAAGACCTCTGCAATGATCTTGAAAACGCGCTAGTTGCGTTTCGGTCTGGGAACAGCAATTTTAGTTGGATTGGTTGTCAGTTG containing:
- the LOC138040396 gene encoding uncharacterized protein encodes the protein MSQENVPTTSQEVNSQEMAMHFDLPPPEPLDLSGGNISENWKKVKQKFTNYEIATGINKKETATRVATLLTVIGNDAIDVFNTITWDAEGDDTKIEKVLQKFEEHCEPKKNVSCERYKFFSRAQESGETIDQYVTILRKLSETWEFGTLRNSLIKDRIVLGVSNCKTRERLLRVQELTLEKALDLVRSAEITEKQLQKLESDSSVHGIGKEKSKFVLKKSSSDNEEKPPPNKTFNCRNCGTRHGARECPAYGKTC